DNA from Labrus bergylta chromosome 3, fLabBer1.1, whole genome shotgun sequence:
TGCATTCAAAAGTGTGTCATATCAGACTGTCGGTTGAATAGTTACTTTACAGAACAGTGAAGCTTACAGTCATGACTAGTCCTAATCTCTTTGGACTGTAAGCCAATTCTTAAATCTCTTTAGCAGAattgtttaatttgatttcttATTCTCCTGTAAGTGAGTTTGTTTTAGCCACCAATGAATCACACAAGAGCACAAACAGATGAGTagaatgaaaacatttccttCCTATCAGGGGCAGGTGTACTGGCCTTGCGTCGGTGGCTGGCTGGGGGTGTGTGTCGGAGCAAGGTCAGGCTTGATGGGAAAACAGTCCTGATCACTGGAGCCAACACTGGCATTGGGAAGGAGACGGCCATGGATATGGCCCAGCGAGGTGATATTCTCATAGATTGCTATATAAGtgtttcgattttttttttgttgataccATGTAGCACTTCACATTTGAATACCTTGGTACTGGTTCTTCCTCTGTGTAGGAGCCAGAGTGATCCTAGCCTGCAGAGACATTACCAGGGCTCGCATTGCAGCTGACGAGATCAGACTGCGGAGTGGGAATGGCAACGTGGTGGTGAAGAAACTGGACCTGGCTTCACTGCAGTCTGTCAGAGACCTGGCCAAAGAAGTTCAGGAGAATGAGGACCGGCTGGATATCCTCATCAACAATGCAGGTGTGTTGCAGCAGTCTCTCTCAGACAGACAGCAGTGAAAAACTGAAAcctcagcaacaacaacaaaattgCAATGTCATACAAATAGGTGCAAGCAGAATGTGTAGGGAGGGCTTTGATTATTAAAGCACTTTGCACATTTGATAACACATCAGAGCTGCACAAAATACTCAGGATGAAGGTCAGTAGAATGAAACTGCATCGATGTGTTTCAACTGGCTGTATTGATTAGAATGATCCTCTCCAAACTGTTTGAACAATGGTGACCTCCTTTTAGTGGTCAGGTAACGATGGCTAAAAAAGCCTTTATATGCAATAGTGTATTTGTCAATTGTTAGGCATCATGATGTGTCCTAAGTGGACGACTGAGGACGGCTTTGAAATGCAGTTTGGTGTGAACCACCTGGGACATTTTCTCCTCACCAACTGTCTTCTTGACCTGCTGAAGAAGTCAACTCCTAGTCGCGTTGTGATCGTCTCCAGCCTGGCACACGAGAAAGGTAAAGTGAATCTCCGTCGTCTTCatctttaaacaaacacaccagcTAGTTTTTAAATAGTGTCTTGTAAGTGTTCTCTTCAGTCCCTGATGATGAAAGATTGTTTCACTGTTGCATTTCATGACAGATAAAACTAGATTTCTGCTTAAATGTTACACTGGCTTATTTCTCTGACAGGCCATATTCACTTTGATGACATCAATCTTGATAAAGACTACAAGCGTGAGGGGAGCTATCGCCAGAGCAAGCTCGCCAATGTGCTCTTCTGCAGAGAACTGGCTGCAAGACTGCAAGGTACTGTCCAAAGCAAGTTTCACCCCTCTAAAAACAGTTTATCAACACCTTTTAATGCATGTTGTAATTAATCAGATACATCGTAAGGGGTAGAGACAATGGAGATAATCACCTCACATTGTCAATAGTGCTGTGATGTTTCATGCATTGTAATTCACTTTTTAATGgaactctcttttctttttttttaggcacGGGTGTGACAGCGTACAGCCTGCACCCTGGGGTCATCAGGACTGAGTTAAGTCGCCATCTGTTCCCAACTTTAGCCCTGTGGAAGAAGAGCATAATCATGCCATTTTTAATGATGATCAAAAGTCCCTGGGAAGGAGCTCAGACGACCATCTACTGCGCTGTGGATGAGAGCGTGGCTAATGACAGTGGCCTTTACTACAGGTACGTGCCCCTGCTGCATCTCTCTATGAAGAACGACTTTGTTCCTTGAGTAATGTTTAATGCATTTCATAATTGTTTATGGTTTAGTACACAAGTTACTGTTGACCCATTTGCAATTCAGCTTCGACCAAACTGTTTCCGACTTTTCTtacctttttctatttttcatttcttccaTCGTGCAGTGATTGTGCTCCTAAAACTGCAGCCCCACAGGCCCTGGACGATGCTGCAGCCAAGAAGCTGTGGGACCTCAGTGCTTCCATGGTGGGTCTGGCTTAAACACAACAGCCCTGCTGCAGGAGTCGGTGTACTAGTGAACACTTGTGAAATAAATGTGGTAatgaggttttattttattttctcacgCTAAAAATCCCTGCAATAATAAGGATTGAAGAttagatgttttaaaaatattttagagCTTAAAAATATGCATCATTTGCACTGACTGCTGTTTGCTTCATCTTAATGTACTGCAAATTCTGCGTTAAAATTTGTGTTGGGCAGCTATATCCTTAGCACCTCAGCACAAAGAGGTAACACTAGCTTTATATGTACCACGAGAAACTGCTTTTTTATTCAGAATACTAAAATGGGCAAAACAGgctcttgtttttaaaagagacttTTAAGACTTAAACTGTCTTATGGCATCGAACAACAATTTTCTTTATTAAGTTTAATGACAGGGAAGTCTGTATTATTAACTTGATCGCAGTGACACACTCTAAAAATCACTGGGTTTAAACATCCCTCATCGGGATGCTCGTCAGTACGGTGTAAAGTTCACTCCGTTTTACTGTCTTGATGACATGGGCTCAGTGTTAagcctgtgatttttttttttttttttttgtgtgggccaaaagaacaaataaagcAGCACTACATTTTATaagaattacaaaaaaagggAACGCAAGAGCCTATCTGCGTACAGGTTTTGCATGGTGCTGAAGTGTTGAGTAACGGCTTTGAAGTGACAATAGTGAGAGGATCCTCCACCGTAGGGAAGTGAACAGGAGGGCAGAGAGCCCTTAGGAAGCAGGCCAGTAGGTCCAGAAGACTTAACAGATTACACAGTGCCCTCCTGTGtgcgtatatatatatatatatatatatatatatatgtgtgtgtgtgtgttttattttcctaTCACATATGTTGTGTAATTTTTGGTGTGTTTTGCTGCTTTCATTCTTTGATGAGAGACTTGTTGCGTGCACAAAATGAGCAAAGTGTACAACATGGACCAATGAGGTGTGTCATTTGTTTAGCTATgaatgtttgattaaaaaacaatggCACAACTCTTAAAGGTGTATTTATTGAAGATGGATGTTtgtaaataaaagacaaaatccACAACATTTGACACAAATGCACTTTTTGAATCATTGCACATCTTGCTAAAAGCAAACAGACATTCAAAGGGTTTATCACCTGCTCATCAACATGATGTAAGATGTTGGGGGACTTAATAAAGGTTGACTTCAGCTCCATCTTGTGTGTGAAAGTTGCTTTTACATCTCAAGAGACAGACATACTGAGGATGCCGGTCTgagctcctttttaaaaaaaagttttacaagAGATCTTTTGAAAGAGACAAgattgaaaaatataaaaaggatATAAGTGGAAACATGTCCACTCCTATACAAGTCATGTGGAGATTCAAAAACTTTGCACTGATAATACTTTATGTTTCATACCAGGACTTTCATTTCACTCCTTTAGAATTTTCCCACTCCTGTCAGTTTGACACATCCTTTTGCACCAACATGCTCATTCTTGAGCAGTATGTTAAgtatgaaatgtattttcatgtgTGAAACCATCCATGCAGTAAGCTGTAATTATAATTCAGAAATGCCAACGGGTCTGTGGGTGTGAAAATCATGTTAGTAAGTTGGCATGCATTATATTCAAATTACTCACCAAATCTTTGGATTCCAGTTAGCCAGCTGCGTCAGCCGCCGTGTACAGTTAGGTTTAAAAGGGTTATGTTAGTCATGCTGTATCATGTCAGGGCGTCCCACTTCCCTTTTACCCTCCTGCCGCTTTCTAAATCTTATGTCAGAGGAACCACTCTTCAGAATATAAAGTGTAGTATGCACTGCTGCATGTCACCTGTGATGAATAGAGTTAGTACCTGCAAAAcaagtttttacttttattttcatggATCAAGGAGCAATCAACGAGTTGGCATATGAGCTGCCCTGTTTTTCAGAAATGCATCACCcgacaaaaaaatcaatacgTCGTCTTTCTGAGAAGTGTGGCTCAAAACCAGGTGTGCTGTAAAGCCACTTGAAGGGAATCTGTGTTCAACAACTCTCATTTTGcacatcagacacacaaagacaaaccttttcttcttgtttgcaAAATACAACTCAATATATCGAGCATGAATTGTCTATTTAAGATGTACTATATAGTCATGTCATTTTAGGCAGTTGTAAGATTAGAaagcaattaaaaatgtttctgaaacACAAGTTCCTATGATCCAACTTCATCAAACATCTCAACATCTGAACAACTCTGAAATCATTGAAAATACATACACCACAATTCTTGTCATACTTCATTAAAAGAGTTAAGTTAGATGAAAGTAAACAAGTGTAAGTAATCTATTTACAACCTGCAGCACTCACAGTGAAATGAATGATGTAATTTACCCCCAGAGGCTCTGTGACTCAGGTGTCTTCAGTGTCTGTAGGTAATGTCATGCACATGCCCTTATCAGTTCTCCGTCCAACGGATTCAGAATCTATAGCTGGGCTGGAAAAGTGATAAGGAGATGTGAGCGACCACAGAAACATAACTGCTGTTAAGTCTCTATCACACTGTGATGAAGGACAAACTGGtcagggataaaaaaaatatatatatcagatTAAAAATTCTCAACCATGGAGTGCCTGCAGCTGCTGCCCCTTTCCTGGACATCCCAGCCCCTGAAAAAGGAGTTCCATATGTTGGAGCAGATGAGACCTGAAGGTTGACTTCCATCCTGCAGCCACAGAAGAGGTAAAtctgtcatgaaaaaaaaaaaagaagtccttttctgtctttttctacCATCAGTGCTGCTGAAGATCCCTCAGACCGTCACACACAGCGAGGAATTAGTTAAGCTCTAACCAGCCAGCAGCAGCCATAACCCTCACTATGAGACTGCTGACAAACTTTTGAGACACACCCCATTGATGAGTTTTATTTGACTGCAGCCCCGCCTGGTTCAGAGGGAATTCTCCGCTGCCATTGGTCCGCATTCAGAACTCACCATACCTGCCCCCTGGCTCCTGTGGACTGGAGCCAAATAGTTcatccacctgtcaatcacggGGAGATCAGCCAGTGGGATGAGAGAGGCCAGGTTTGGCGGGTGTGTTCCTCACAGGTGTGGCTGAAAAGCACATTCCAATATGTACATACCTGTCAGCTCCTCTGGTATTCAGCTGCTTCTAGAAAGACCTCTGTTGACCACTGGCTCTCCCCTTTTCCTCCTCAGGGGGCCCACGCAGAGGGAGAAGGAAATAGCTCCTGTTTCAGTCGCACAAATAAgtgattaaatgctgcattgATCTtcgttttatttttctgaaaaaGAGCAACTTCCTTTAAAGTTATGAAGTCCAATTCaggagcaaaacaaacaaatgtcacCAAAGAAATGGCTTCCCCTGGATCTCAAAGACCGTTTAGTGTTAAAACTGACACAATTGGCAACATGTGACCAGAATGTAAGAAAAAATTAAGgcaatattgtgtttttacttaAAGTGTCCCAGGAACTGCAAAACTAGCACAGTTATATCTCATTCAACCCCCAGATATGTGAGGTCAGTTAGCATACAGGTGCAGGTAGTGACATgtgctctctccctcccctcccccccagcaAAGAACCTCAGATCTGAGCATGTTTCCTTCAGAATGAAATAAAGCCTTAACAATCGTGTTTCTGAAGTGTATTATTGTGTTGTCTTCCTCTCTGGTATGCAGGatgctctttttctcctccaaacattttcctgatgtcttccctctcttcatctctccccCGCCTCCTCTGTGGCTCTTCATCTTCCCTCTGAATCCCTCTGTCTGTCGGTCTCTCTCCGAGTACAGGAGTGAACAGCGTGTGCCTCGGGCAGGTGCGGGAATGCAGGTTTACAGCATTCAGGGGCCTAAAGTAAAGCAGAGCAGAGCGGCCTATGCTGTGATTACCTCTGTACGAGTCTGTGCATGTGCGGAGCTGAATCACAGCAGCCACAGTGACTAAGCTCCTCTATGACACCAGTCACTCATATAGTACAGCTGTAGCTCTCAAACTgtgctctttatttttttttaatctgtaaattGAGAAAGAGGTCTGTTTGTGTCCTTATGCAGACAGTATGAGATAGTGGTTTAAAGTCTGGGGCTTAATCATGTAGAAGTAGCGGCatcaaaatattcaaaatgataCCACTTCACTATGGCTTGTACTTATTATACCAGCACAGATGACCTCTGTCCAGGTTTAGAAGGCAGCCTAAATGTTGTCAGTTTTTGCTGTGGTTGAGTACAGATGACAATGTGTGCGCTGTTAATCTTTTCATCAATCTTTGCATCATCATAAACTGGAGCattgtttctgtgtgaaacatttttttttttagtgcattTTTGAGTGAGAAAAAATCTGCTTAATAGGCATTAAAAGGTGAAACCAACAGAAGCAATGCTGCAAAAGTTCCCAGAAAGAGGTTTTGGTTCAATAGACATGTGAAGACGATGTGCTATCACCAGTGAAATGTTCTTCAATCCAATGAAAATATCAatgattcatcttttttttatcatcaacaTGAATAAAGAAGGATATCAACTCCATTTCAAAGGAAAACTTGCAGTGATTAAAACATCCTCCAACGGTGTTGTGATGAAATTAAAAGCTGTAAATGTAAAGCTTCCGATCTACAGTTTAGGTGAGAGTGTATCAGAGACATGTTGATACAAGCCTCCTGTCATTTTGAAGAGCAGCGTTATGTGTTCAACTGCATAAAATTGGAAATCGTTTCTCACATATTGACCAGACTAACTCTAAAATGCCCAAAATATTTGAACTAAAACTgacaaataactttttttagcTAATCATATTTTTCAACAGTCTACCACAGTATATGCAGTACAGTAGGTATGTGTGGACTCTCAGAGATTCTGGCTATGATACACAATTAAATATCATGGATTTGCTCTTTCTGTGACTGGAGTTGAAAGTGGTTTTTGGACAGCGCTATCCTCCCAATTCCTGGATCTTTTACATCAGTATGTCTGTTATTGAAGTTTTATAACAAAGAGTTTGATCTAATAGACCCAAAACACAAAGTATGATTACTCACAGAATAACATCCCGTATGTTActttgtctgtgtctttgtctctttgggACAGAAAGTAATACTGGTACAGTACTTTAATGCGTTctatttgattttttgttttatgagtTCAGAGAGGAAAATATATATCTTAAGGAATATCATACAGAGGTATTATGGGTGTTAAATGAAGAAGTTGACAGTGAGACACGGCAGGTGTGGATTGACTTAAAGAAATAAGGACATAGAGATCATTTTGGTAATGCTTACTTCATCATTGTTAGCATCACCTTTTAATCAATTATAAAATTCAAATATTCGCACAGACCCACAGTGTAGGATATGATATTTTGTGTTAAGATATGATCAAGTATGGAAGTGTGACACCCTAACCGCCTCTCCCATGGTCTTTTTGCGTGATTAGGATCAGGATGAGGATCAGGGTTGTCTGTAAGGATTCCAGGGCCCTGGCATGGACGAGGACTTTCAGATGGTTGTGAGTAGAGTTCGGGCCCTCAGGCTGTATTCTGTCGTCAGAGATAAACCCGTTGTCGAGTGAGCACACAGACAACAGGGGAGGTGCTGAGTCAGCTGTCCGCCGGGTTTAGCACACGCTGCACTGCCCCTGATTCTCAGTGAATGGTTCCCATCAACTCCTCAAGTACACATTCATGACCCTCGTGTTCCCATTCTAAAAAGCACATTAATTTTTTCCCCAACACCATTTAGCCCTCATCGATGTCCAATTCCTTATCCAGCaatctttaaatcaaatgtagcAGTCCAAAATGCATGAAGAGGGACATTTTCTATTTCCAGAATAGTGCATGATGGGAACCGCAGCGATGAGCTATACcgttaaatgaaaacacattttgtctaCGATCACTTTGTTTCATGCTAGTCAAAATCATTTGTCAAATTCACAAGTCTACGATAGAAAATACAAATTTTAcatatgaatacattttgcTTACTCTTTTAATACTGcttttaaaatgacacaaattaGGCTTTAAACATCTAATGTTTCAAGATTCAGTAAAGATAAAATATCAAttgaatgtagtttatttcgGAGTTTCAGGTGCCCAAAAGGACATATATTCCATTTTTAATAAATCTACTTTTAGTCATTCTtattactgaaaaaaaaagaggttaaaTATTTTGCTCTTTACCTACAATGCTGCTTTAAATGCAGACAGCTGTAATTCACACCTTCTTCCGCATGGTTTGAGATTCTGCTTTTGATATTTTGTGATGTCTTATCATCCCTGTCGGAGAGGAAGGGCTGCAGCCATCTCTGCTGCCATTGTTGCTGATTATTTAGTTGAGTTCCTCCCGTCAGTGTGAAAGTCTGGCACTAACCAAACAGATGTCCGCTTTCTTTATCCAGTTCCGGAGTTTGTGGGAACATCAGACGACAGGGCCACTCATGTGGAGCAGAGGAGATCTGCTAAAACATCTTCTGTCCCTCACTGGGATTAGAGTGGACACATTCCTGTCCTTTCTGCTGCCAGGCTCCCACCACTCTGCTGCGCAGTGTTCACATGTGTGCATTCAGATACTAACACAAAATGCAAAGCTTCCGTTCAAAGATTAAGACATTAATATTGACATTTATACTTTTACAGCAGCTACAGAAGGTTATTGCTAATCAAATAGTAACAACAATTTCCAGATTGCATTATACATTTCCTctcaatgaaaaaaagagaaaatatctcCATCATGTTTTGATACCGGTAAAATAACAGGTCAGACTATACAAGGGCACTTTCTTCATTCACAGTGTTTCAAAtgcttcagaaaacaaaactatatttatatataaatacaaatacttTACTAAAAGACGTTCTCTTTTAAACCAACATATTTTACTTCATGACTGTACACCAAACTGatattggtttaaaaaaaacgttttaaagttttaaatcagAGAACACACCAATCAGAAGCAAAGCACTGTGCACTGCTGTTACCACAGTACCGTTAACCATACAGATAATATCCCATCATATCATTTTATACCTTCCTAAGCTACAATGTTCTGGCCATAAGATCTCATTCTCACATCACACGCGATGTTAGCCCTGCAGGCAGCAGGAAGTAACCCCCCGGCATGTCCAATCTTCCTTTAGAGAGACTCCACTGGAATGTCCCCACATGTTTCCTGAAGCATGCACGAGGTTTTCTCTCTGATGAAGACCCTGGTACACCTCTTACACCACCAGGACAGAAAAAGTCATTTCCATTGTTCCTGTAATTAAAACTGAATAAGAATCAGTACTGTTCTGTACAtgcaagacattttttttctctcctctgttgtTATGTTTTCAGGACTTGCTGATTGATGCTTTTTAAAGCAGTCCAGCCTTGTGTGTGAATTGGGCTCAGATTTGATGCTTTAGGTCTAAGACCCTctatggatgtgtttttttttccctggataaacacaaacaagtctCAGGAAGGCATAGACCAGAAGTCTGCAGTACTGACTTCATCAATTATGTTTTCAGAAACTCTTCTGCTATCCCTACTGGGACAAAGGTCAAATGATCTGCTGGAGTTCTACACAAAGATTGTCAAGACTATTAATCTATGATGTGTAACAGGGGATCAGAGTTTCATGATATTGAAATGTCTGTCATATAATCAGTTTCTTTGATTAAGATAAAAAGTATTGTATATGTCCCTTTACTTTTGCCTTTGTTTGCGTTTAGCTCatcttgtttcattttcacaatCTTATAGaaatagaaagcctttattgCTATTATACAATTGTATAACGGAATAAGAAaagcttcaccttaaagtgAAGAACATTCAGACACTCAGATTATTAGTAGACCATGGCTTTTAGACTAGTCATAGAAAACACATAGGTGAATCTTACTTTAATGATGATTTCAGCCCAGTAGAGTTTCCAAGACAGCAATCAGAAAAGCAAAGTAGCAGCTtttgaaaaacaattaaatgacGATTGATTGATCATTTTATGTAAAGCGGATTCTTTCTGTACtgagatgagatttttttttttttttttttacaaattttaactttattgttaCACCCAAATGTGTATCTTTACATTTTACTCACTGATGCTAATTTTTTGCTAATGCTATAGCAAATAATCCTAGTGTCTTTTGGAAGAAGCACAAGGCTGACTGTGTTTGCAGGACAGTTTTTGAGCTAAACTACACAAAGAagagcacacattttatttctcatagaaatatataaaactagggctgtcagcatAAACTGGTTTATCGCGATTAGTGACGGTCTGAAATAATCTGAATTATACGGCC
Protein-coding regions in this window:
- the si:ch211-107o10.3 gene encoding retinol dehydrogenase 13 → MQNYAQVARDFVERHATGLTVAVFAGAGVLALRRWLAGGVCRSKVRLDGKTVLITGANTGIGKETAMDMAQRGARVILACRDITRARIAADEIRLRSGNGNVVVKKLDLASLQSVRDLAKEVQENEDRLDILINNAGIMMCPKWTTEDGFEMQFGVNHLGHFLLTNCLLDLLKKSTPSRVVIVSSLAHEKGHIHFDDINLDKDYKREGSYRQSKLANVLFCRELAARLQGTGVTAYSLHPGVIRTELSRHLFPTLALWKKSIIMPFLMMIKSPWEGAQTTIYCAVDESVANDSGLYYSDCAPKTAAPQALDDAAAKKLWDLSASMVGLA